Proteins encoded within one genomic window of Kibdelosporangium phytohabitans:
- a CDS encoding NAD-dependent epimerase/dehydratase family protein: MTPKVVLVTGAGGYVGAHLAARLAANPDIERVLGVDTAPPAKDLLKSMGRAEFVRADIRNPLIAKVISSARVDTVVHAATTANPPGPARRTAIKEMNVIGTMQLLAACQRSPQVRKLVVKSSAAVYGAGARVPAVCSEDMAPKDIASGGYAKDAVEVEGYVRGFTRRRPDVRVTTMRLTNMIGPGIDTVLTRYFTLPVVPTVLGFDARVQLLHPEDALAVLERATTTDLPGVYNVGGDGVLTLSQAIRRAGRVGVPVPRVAMPTAARVFRNARGVDFSDDQIQFLNYGRVVDTTRLKRDFGFTPRWSTRQAFDDYVHGRGLRPVLDPGRLAALENRIRRTDG, translated from the coding sequence ATGACGCCCAAGGTCGTCTTGGTCACCGGAGCAGGCGGGTACGTCGGAGCACATCTGGCCGCACGCCTCGCCGCCAACCCGGATATCGAACGAGTTCTCGGAGTGGACACCGCTCCGCCCGCCAAGGATCTCTTGAAGTCCATGGGGCGGGCGGAGTTCGTCCGCGCCGACATCCGCAACCCGCTGATCGCGAAGGTCATCTCCTCCGCCCGTGTCGACACGGTCGTGCACGCCGCGACCACGGCCAACCCACCGGGGCCGGCCCGTCGAACGGCGATCAAAGAGATGAACGTGATCGGCACCATGCAGCTGCTCGCGGCGTGCCAGCGTTCGCCGCAGGTGCGCAAGCTCGTGGTGAAGTCCAGTGCCGCTGTCTACGGCGCCGGTGCTCGGGTACCGGCCGTCTGCAGCGAGGACATGGCGCCGAAGGACATCGCCAGCGGCGGGTATGCCAAGGACGCGGTCGAGGTCGAGGGCTATGTGCGTGGCTTCACACGCCGCCGTCCGGACGTCCGTGTGACGACCATGCGGCTGACCAACATGATCGGCCCGGGCATCGACACGGTGCTCACGCGTTATTTCACGCTGCCCGTCGTGCCGACTGTGCTCGGGTTCGACGCGCGCGTTCAACTGCTGCACCCCGAGGACGCGCTGGCCGTTCTCGAACGCGCCACCACAACGGACCTCCCCGGCGTGTACAACGTAGGTGGGGACGGTGTGCTCACATTGTCCCAAGCGATCCGCAGGGCCGGCCGTGTTGGCGTGCCGGTGCCGCGAGTCGCGATGCCCACCGCCGCTCGGGTGTTCCGCAACGCGCGGGGCGTGGACTTCTCCGACGACCAGATCCAGTTCCTGAACTACGGCCGGGTTGTGGACACCACCAGGCTGAAGCGGGATTTCGGCTTCACGCCGCGGTGGAGCACACGTCAGGCGTTCGATGACTACGTACACGGCCGAGGCCTGCGCCCCGTGCTCGACCCGGGCCGCCTCGCCGCACTGGAGAACAGGATCCGCCGAACCGATGGGTGA
- a CDS encoding 30S ribosomal protein bS22, producing the protein MGSVIKKRRKRMSKKKHRKLLRKTRHARRKQGK; encoded by the coding sequence ATGGGCTCGGTTATCAAGAAGCGCCGCAAGCGCATGTCCAAGAAGAAGCACCGCAAGCTGCTGCGCAAGACCAGGCACGCACGTCGCAAGCAGGGCAAGTGA
- a CDS encoding helix-turn-helix domain-containing protein, with protein sequence MPTNNRSEPTSITQVQFLTVAEVAKMMRVSKMTVYRLVHSGELPAVRVGKSFRVPEKAVHTYLENAYFDAG encoded by the coding sequence ATGCCGACCAACAACAGAAGTGAGCCGACTTCGATCACCCAGGTCCAGTTCCTGACGGTGGCCGAGGTCGCCAAGATGATGCGGGTCTCGAAGATGACCGTGTACCGGCTCGTGCACTCCGGTGAACTGCCGGCTGTGCGGGTGGGGAAGTCCTTCCGGGTACCGGAGAAGGCCGTCCACACCTACCTCGAGAACGCGTACTTCGACGCTGGCTGA